In the Candidatus Binatia bacterium genome, CGAAATGTTACAGATTCTGAGCGTCACGCCATTCGAGAAAACACCGTTGTTTCAGCTCCTTACTCAGTCAGCAACCAACGGAGATATCAATGTCGATCCCAACCAACTGATTTTACTCTGAAACGTGTCGGACGCTTCTGACCGATGACCTTTACTTACTGCACGAAAAAAATCGATTTGGGCAACAGCCCGTTGTGATTGGAGAATCTGCCGAGGTCAACGGTAACCGCGGGTTGAGAGCGAAGAAAGCAAGAGGTTGCCGCCGGCCCGTTTCGGCTCAGGCGGCGCGCGACGCAAAAATTTCCTGGATCTTCCTGCCGATCACCGAGTAGTCGACGATCGGCTTGGCGATGAAGTCGCTGCAGCCGACCTTCAGGGCTTTTTCCCGGTATTCCTCGTTGGAAGCGGCGGTGACGGCGATGATGGGCAAATTTTTTCCCCACTCGGTCTGCCTGAGCAGCAAAGTGGCCTCGTACCCGTCCATGACGGGCATGCGGAGATCCATCAGAATCAGGTCGGGCCTGACGCGCGCGGCCACTTCCAGGGCTTCTTTCCCGTTGGACGCCGCCACAAGCTCGAAGTTACCCATACGACGAAGGCGAAAGATGAGAATGTCCTGATTGTCCGGGTTGTCGTCCACCACCAGGATCTTTCTCACGTTCGCATTCTCCTTATCGAGGTCAATGATCGCGCCTGGGGCTGTCGATCGTCGCGGAAACCGGCCGGGAGGGCATCCTGAGCGTCACGCGGGTTCCGACGTCGCGCTGGCTTTTGATCTGGAGCGAGCCGCCGAGAAAATCGGTCAAGCGGCGCGCGACCGTGAGCCCCAGCCCCAACCCTGAATATTGCCGGCGCAAGGAGGTATCCATCTGCTGAAACGGCTGGAACATGCGCTCGATATGCTGCTCCGGCATCCCGGCCCCCGTATCGGCGATTTCGATCTCCACGACGCCTCTTTCGGGCGAGTTCGCGATTTTGACTACGATCTTTTTTCCCGCCGGAGTGAACTTGATCGCGTTGTGCAGAAGATTTTGCACGACTCGACTGAGCTTGACGGTGTCGCCGACGAGGGAAGCGCCGCCGGGCGGCGCTTCGATGGCAAGCTCGATGCTTTTTTCCTGCAAGAGGCCCTCGTAACGCTTGACGCACTCCTTCAGCGTCGCGCCGACGTCGAACTCTTGATCGTTCAAAATCAGGTCGCCGGCGTTCAAAGAGGTCAGGATGAGAACGTTGTCGATCAACTCGAGCAGCTCGCCGGAATTTTTGTATACCCTCTCCAGCGCTTTCTGCTGCTGTTCGGTGAGCTGGCCGATGAGTTGATCGAGCAGGATGGAGACGAAGCCGATCACCACGCTGAGCGGCGTGCGCAGCTCGTGGGAGATGTTGGCGAGGAATTCGGATTTGACGTTTTTGAGCTCGACCCGCGCCTGTCGCCGCTCCAGCGCGCGCCGAACCAGCGCCAGGATATGGTTCACGTCGAAAGGCTTCGAGATATAATCGAAGGCGCCCAAGCGCAATCCTTCGACGGCCGTATCCATCGAGCCGTATCCGGTGATGATGATCGCCTCGATATCCGGGTCATGCTGTTTGATCTTCTCCAACACCTTGGTGCCGGAGAGGCCGGGCATCTTGAGATCGAGAGTCACAAGATCGACGGGGATCAGATTGAGCATCTCGATCGCGTCCTGTGCCTTTTCCACCGCATAGACGTTGTAGTACGGCTTCAGAATCACCCGGAGCGATTCGCGGGGGCCGATTTCGTCGTCGACGACCAGAATGTTAGGTTTATCCATAGGTGCGCCCATCGATGAAGATGGACGCTCCCTAGTGGAGCAATTGATATGCCACCGGGTTGGCGATGGAACCCGTTGGAACTATAGGGGATTTTCCTGTTACGGAGAGGCGCAGGGGATAAGAAAAACCAACAAAGTTGGCGCTATCTGGACAACTTTGCGCAACCTTCGACCGGCGGGGAGTCGCTGATCTGGAGCTTTTCCATCCGGTAGCGTAAAACGCGCCGGCTGGTGCCCAAGAGAGAGGCCGCTTTGGTCTGATTGAACCCCGTTCTCTGGAGCGCGCGCAAAATGATCGCGCGCTCGAACTCGTCCACCGCCTCGCCGAGCGGGCGCGATCCTTCGAGCACCGCGTCTTTGAGAGATATCGTCGCCTCCTGGCTGCGCATCTCGCGGGGAAGATCGTCCAGCATGATGGTTTCGTGCGGGGTCAATATCGTGAGTCTCTCGATCAGATTCTCCAGCTCGCGTACGTTGCCGGGCCAGGAATGCGCGATCATGCAATCCACGACCGCGGTGGCCAATTTTTTCGCCGCGACGGAGTTGTCCCGCGCCTTGAGCTTGATGAAGTGATCCACCAGGAGCGGCACGTCCTCTTTCCGCTCGCGGAGCGCCGGCAGATAGACCGACACGACGTTCAGACGGTAAAAAAGGTCGGCGCGGAAACCGCCGCCTTTGACGAGCCTCTCCAGATCGCGGTTGCTCGCGGCGATGAACCTCACGTCCACTTTGCTTTCGTCGGTTCCGCCCAAGCGCATGAAGGTTTCGTTTTCAATCGCCCTCAGGAGCTTGGCCTGGGTCCCCAGCGGCAGCTCGCCGATCTCATCGAGAAAAAGGGTGCCGCCGTGCGCGGATTCAAAATGGCCGATTTTCCTCTGATACGCGTTGGTAAAGGCGCCTTTCTCGTAGCCGAACAGCTCGCTCTCGATCAGGCTGTCCGGCAGCGCGGCGCAGTTGACGACGACGAACGGCTTGTTGGCCCGGTCGCTGTTAAAATGGATCGCGCGCGCGATCAGCTCTTTTCCCGTCCCGCTCTCGCCGGTGACCAGCACGGTGCTCTTTCTTTTCGCCACGAGGCTCACCGTCTTGAAGATCTCCACCATGGTTTTGGAGCTTCCCACGATGTTCTCGATGCCGTATTTCCGCCCGACTTCCTCCTGCAGGCGCTCGAGCTCGCGCGAAAGATGGCTCTTTTCCAGCGCCCGATCCACGCGCAGCCTGAGCTCGTCGACGTCGAACGGCTTGGTCACGTAATCGAACGCGCCGGTCTCTTTCGCGGTGAACGCGGTCCGCGCCGTGTTCAAGGCCGTCAGCATGATCACCTGGCCTTCGGGATGGACTTTCTTGATCTGCTTGAGGGTCTCGAGACCGTCGGCGCCCGGCATGAGAATGTCGAGCAGAACGACGTCCGGCGTCTCTTCCTTGACCTTGCGGAGCCCCTCCTCGCTGGAGCGCGCTTCGTGAACGCGGAAATGCTTGCCGAAGATGAGGCGGATGGATTCCCTCACGCCGGTCTCGTCATCGACGACCAAAAGAGACACTTGACTCATGGCTCTTTGTTCCCTCCCCCTTTGTCAGCGACCGGAAGCTCGGCCCAAATCCGCGCTTTTCCGCTTTCATGATAGTCCACTTTAACCGAGCCGCCGTTGCGCTCGAGCAGGATATTGGCGAGAAGAATTCTGAGCGGCAGGGCTTCATCTCCGTTGGCCGCCGTCGCGACGCCGAGATATTCGTTCAGGGCGCCGACGCCGGCGGCCTCCCGCGAATACGAGATCGCCACCCGCCCTCCGCCCTCCACGTCCATCTGAATCTCGCTCTTCGGTCTCACCTGAGCGAGAGCCGCGCGCAGAATGTTTTTGAAGGCGAAGATAAACTGGGCCTTGTCGACGAAGACCGCCGAAGCTTCCCCCCTTTTGCCCCACTGTAAGGCCGTTTCCCTTTTGATGCACTCGGGAAGCAGCTCTTCTTCCACGCGTCTCAACTGCTCGTAGACGAGAATTCTTTCCTTTGCGGGCCGGCTGAAGCGCGAAAAATCGAGCAACGCCTCGAGCAGGTCGTCCATGCGTTGGATGTCGCCGTTCACGGTCTGCTGGAAGCGCACGCGAAAGCTCGGATCGTCGAAACGGTCGGCCAGGAGCTGGGAAAAAGTCTTCACGGTGACCATGGGATTTTTGAGCTCGTGGGCGAGCTCGCTGATGAGTATTCTGACCTCCTGCGCATGGCCGTCGCCCGGCGGCAAAGCGTCCGCCGGCTTTTTGCTCCGCGGCGCCGGCGCGTCGGGCGATTTTTGTGCCGGCGATGGCGCCGGCGGCGCGAAAGCCGTCGCGGTATTTTCGCTTGCCGATGGATCGCCCAGGATCAGATCGGGGGCGTCGATCAGCTCTTTCCTGTGCATGGCCAGAGTCCGCGCGATCACCGCCTCCATCTCGTCCAGGTTGCCGAACCACAGGTAGTTGCGGAGCCGTTCCACGGCCGCGGGAGAGAAGCTCGCCTTGCCGAGACCGATCTTCTCGGCGCATTCTTGGGCCAACCGATCGGCGAGAATCGGGATATCCGCCTGCCGGTCTCTGAGAGCCGGCAAGCGCAGGATCAACGTGGCCAATCGATAGTAGAGCGCGTCCAAGAATTCACCGTGATAGGTCTTTTCCAGCAGGTCCGCGCGCGAGGTCGAGATGAGCCACAAATCTCTTCCCCTCGACTCTTGTCCCGATAAAAAGTCCAACAAGGCGGATTGGGCCGAGAGCTTCAGGCCTTCGAGGCCGCTGAGAAACAAGGTGAGCCGCTGGGACTCGCCGCCTTCGTCGGCTAAAATCTCGGCGATCCTGGAGTCTAACTGAGGTTCGGTAACTTCCGACGCGTGCGCCGAGAGCCAGGGTCCGGCGCGGTCGTTGAGCGCATGGACCGCGCGCGCCACGCGCTCTTGACCGCATCCCGGTTCCGCCAAGACGAGCAGCGGAAAAGGCGTCCGGGCAAAATTCTTCGCCGCGGTGGCGACGGACGCCGGCACAAAAGGATAGTCGAGATAGCGCGCGGCGTCGCCGGCGGACGTCCAAGCCGTGGACAAGAGCCGCGGCGCCGCGGAAGCCTCGGCGAGCAGGCCCGATACTTTTTCTTTCAGCTCATAAGGATTGAACGGCTTGGCCAGACATTCCGCGTTGGCATGAGGTATCCTGACCGCCGCCGCGGTCCGGGAATCGACCAGAAAGAGGATGGGACAGGAGAACCGCTCCGCTATATCGGAGAATACTGAAGGGTGTCGGGCCGACGCGGGCGAAACGCCGACGATCAAAAGCTCGATGCCAGAGTCGCGATCGGGACCGGCGTCTTCCAGCGACGCTCTTTGCCCCACGGCGAAATCCCGCCCCAGAACCAATGCGATCGTTTCTCGAACAGCCTGAGACTCATCAACGACCAGGATCTTCTTCATTGATGACTTGGGGAACGCGCTGCGGCGTTTTCGACGGGAAATAGCTCAGCGGCAGACGGATGAAAAAGCTCGTTCCGCGGCCGACCTCGCTTTCGACGACCATGTACCCGCCGTGCTCTTTGATGATCTGGTGGGAGATCGACAGGCCCAGTCCGCTGCCGTCTTTCTTGGTCGTGAAAAATGGATTGAAGATGTTCTCGAGATCTTTTTCCGGGATCCCGATGCCCGTGTCCCGCACTTCGATCTGGACAAACCGCTTCGCCCCGTTCTCGCCGAACAGATGCGTTCCGATCTCCACCGAGCCGCCGCTTTCGATCGATTGAATCGCGTTTAGAATTAGGTTCATGCATACCTGTTTTATCTGTTCTTTGTCAATAAATATTTTCGGCAGTCTCGGCGCCATGTGGAGGCCGATCTTCACGTCTTTTTCCTTGGCTTGGCTTTGCAGGATGCGGGCGATGTTGCCGACGATCTCATTGATGTCCTGCGCCGACATGTTGGGCGTGGACGGGCGCGCAAAGCTCAAGAGGTCGTTGACCAGGCCGCAGATCCGGTCGACTTCTTTCATCGCCAGCGATTGGAACAGCTCGCGAAACTCCTGGTCCTGGTAGCGCTCGGGCAAAAGTTGGGTGAAGGTCCGGATCGCCACCAGCGGGTTGCGGATCTCGTGCGCCAGCCCCGCCGTCAGCATGCCCAGAGACGACAGACGGTCGGCGCGCCGGATAATGCTCTGAGACTGTTTGAGATTTTCATAGAGCCGCGCGTTCTCGATCGCGATCGCCGCCTGGTTGGCCAAGGTCGAGAGGACTTCCACATCTTCTTCCGAGTACATCTCCTTCCCCTCTCGGTGGCCCAGATTGAGGATGCCGATGAGCCTGTCCTTGGAGTGGATGGGGAGAGTGATCTCGGCCTGCAGCCGACGCATCTTTCTGGCCAATTTTCCGCCCCGCGTTGCGCCGTTGATCATCTCCAGCTCTTCCCTGATCAGCGCCTCGGGGCGCTTCATGATCGTTTGCGCCAGCGGCTCGTCACGCGTGATCTCCGGCACCTCGAACGGATCGGGGCCGAGGCCGACGCTGCTCTTGAGCTTGAACGACCCGTCGCTCTCTTCCAGCAGAAAAAGAGACGCCTTCGCGACTCCCAGGGCCTTCACCACGGTTTGGACCAGGGCATCGGATACGGTCTCCAAATCGACCATGGAAACCATTTCTCGGCTCGAACGCAGCAAGGTTGCCCGGTAATCGTGCTTCTTCTTGAACAAGACGCGCTCGAAAGCCTCCTCGGTGCGAAATCGGAGCTTGGGAAAGAGGAAGCCGACGAGGATGAAGAGGACCAGAGCGAACAGAGAAAACGTCGGGCTCACCTGGTTGAAGAAGATGATCTGCGTAGCCATGAGCACGAGGTAGCAAGGGATCAGCAAGATCAAGAGCTGGGAGGCGTAGATCAGACTCCTTTTGATGAAGACATTGATGTCCATCAGCCTAAATCTCACGACGGCATAGCTGAACAGAATAATATAGACGGCGACCAGGATATTGCCGTACGGCGGCAGCGGAATCCCGTACCACAGCGGAAAATTGGTGGCCCCGCCGACATAGCCTATGCCGAGCGCGACGATAAGATATCGCAGTTGGTTTCGTCTGAGGCCGCTGCACGCAAAGTATTCGCGGATCAACAGGTAGGTAAAATGAAGGACACAGTAAACGAAAAACAAGAGATAACCGTGAAAAGCCGGACCCGGGTTGGGCCAATAGGAGAATCCCTGTTTCGAAGACAGTCCTTGGATAAAAAGCCCGGAGGATAGATCTAGAACCAGGAAAATCAAGCACAGAAAGTACCCGGCCCATATCCAACGCTTCTTGCGCCTGGGCCACTGAAGAAACTCAAGGATGTGATGAAAATTGGTGACGGGAACGAATATGGCTCCGGCCATGAGCAGCCGCATCCAGAACAGCGCCTCGTCGGGGCTCACGGACAACTGCCATAGACAATATCCGTAGCTCCAGACCGACAGACTCAGGCAGAAGAAGGCATACGTTTGATACCTGCGATCCCTGATATCCCGGGTAAGGACGTAAAATCCGAGCAGCGTTGAAGTTAACCCGTTGAGCAATCCGCTGATCGCATAAAAACTCATGGCTCAAAGCGCCTTTTCGGCAAATGCGACATTGGCTTGGTCGCCGAACGAACGGAAAATCCTCGTTCGGTTGAAACCAGCCTGCCTCATCAGCCCCCTCAACTCCTTCTCGCTGTAAAAATGGTAGATGCCTCTGACTTCTTTCAACTTGATCAGACCTGAATTGCTCAGTAGATGGCGGGCTTCCTCGACTTGCGCGTCGTTCTCGGCCACCGAAACGAAGTTGCGATAGACCTCGGAGAGATCCGTGTTCGGTTTCAAGCTGCTGATGACGATCTTGCCGCCCGGCCTGAGCACCCGGCGAAATTCTTGAATCGTCTTGCCGGGGTCTCTGAGATATGAAACCACCAGATTGCAACAAATCTGATCGAAAA is a window encoding:
- a CDS encoding response regulator, which translates into the protein MRKILVVDDNPDNQDILIFRLRRMGNFELVAASNGKEALEVAARVRPDLILMDLRMPVMDGYEATLLLRQTEWGKNLPIIAVTAASNEEYREKALKVGCSDFIAKPIVDYSVIGRKIQEIFASRAA
- a CDS encoding histidine kinase dimerization/phospho-acceptor domain-containing protein; protein product: MKKILVVDESQAVRETIALVLGRDFAVGQRASLEDAGPDRDSGIELLIVGVSPASARHPSVFSDIAERFSCPILFLVDSRTAAAVRIPHANAECLAKPFNPYELKEKVSGLLAEASAAPRLLSTAWTSAGDAARYLDYPFVPASVATAAKNFARTPFPLLVLAEPGCGQERVARAVHALNDRAGPWLSAHASEVTEPQLDSRIAEILADEGGESQRLTLFLSGLEGLKLSAQSALLDFLSGQESRGRDLWLISTSRADLLEKTYHGEFLDALYYRLATLILRLPALRDRQADIPILADRLAQECAEKIGLGKASFSPAAVERLRNYLWFGNLDEMEAVIARTLAMHRKELIDAPDLILGDPSASENTATAFAPPAPSPAQKSPDAPAPRSKKPADALPPGDGHAQEVRILISELAHELKNPMVTVKTFSQLLADRFDDPSFRVRFQQTVNGDIQRMDDLLEALLDFSRFSRPAKERILVYEQLRRVEEELLPECIKRETALQWGKRGEASAVFVDKAQFIFAFKNILRAALAQVRPKSEIQMDVEGGGRVAISYSREAAGVGALNEYLGVATAANGDEALPLRILLANILLERNGGSVKVDYHESGKARIWAELPVADKGGGNKEP
- a CDS encoding ATP-binding protein, translating into MSFYAISGLLNGLTSTLLGFYVLTRDIRDRRYQTYAFFCLSLSVWSYGYCLWQLSVSPDEALFWMRLLMAGAIFVPVTNFHHILEFLQWPRRKKRWIWAGYFLCLIFLVLDLSSGLFIQGLSSKQGFSYWPNPGPAFHGYLLFFVYCVLHFTYLLIREYFACSGLRRNQLRYLIVALGIGYVGGATNFPLWYGIPLPPYGNILVAVYIILFSYAVVRFRLMDINVFIKRSLIYASQLLILLIPCYLVLMATQIIFFNQVSPTFSLFALVLFILVGFLFPKLRFRTEEAFERVLFKKKHDYRATLLRSSREMVSMVDLETVSDALVQTVVKALGVAKASLFLLEESDGSFKLKSSVGLGPDPFEVPEITRDEPLAQTIMKRPEALIREELEMINGATRGGKLARKMRRLQAEITLPIHSKDRLIGILNLGHREGKEMYSEEDVEVLSTLANQAAIAIENARLYENLKQSQSIIRRADRLSSLGMLTAGLAHEIRNPLVAIRTFTQLLPERYQDQEFRELFQSLAMKEVDRICGLVNDLLSFARPSTPNMSAQDINEIVGNIARILQSQAKEKDVKIGLHMAPRLPKIFIDKEQIKQVCMNLILNAIQSIESGGSVEIGTHLFGENGAKRFVQIEVRDTGIGIPEKDLENIFNPFFTTKKDGSGLGLSISHQIIKEHGGYMVVESEVGRGTSFFIRLPLSYFPSKTPQRVPQVINEEDPGR
- a CDS encoding sigma-54 dependent transcriptional regulator — protein: MSQVSLLVVDDETGVRESIRLIFGKHFRVHEARSSEEGLRKVKEETPDVVLLDILMPGADGLETLKQIKKVHPEGQVIMLTALNTARTAFTAKETGAFDYVTKPFDVDELRLRVDRALEKSHLSRELERLQEEVGRKYGIENIVGSSKTMVEIFKTVSLVAKRKSTVLVTGESGTGKELIARAIHFNSDRANKPFVVVNCAALPDSLIESELFGYEKGAFTNAYQRKIGHFESAHGGTLFLDEIGELPLGTQAKLLRAIENETFMRLGGTDESKVDVRFIAASNRDLERLVKGGGFRADLFYRLNVVSVYLPALRERKEDVPLLVDHFIKLKARDNSVAAKKLATAVVDCMIAHSWPGNVRELENLIERLTILTPHETIMLDDLPREMRSQEATISLKDAVLEGSRPLGEAVDEFERAIILRALQRTGFNQTKAASLLGTSRRVLRYRMEKLQISDSPPVEGCAKLSR
- a CDS encoding ATP-binding protein, giving the protein MDKPNILVVDDEIGPRESLRVILKPYYNVYAVEKAQDAIEMLNLIPVDLVTLDLKMPGLSGTKVLEKIKQHDPDIEAIIITGYGSMDTAVEGLRLGAFDYISKPFDVNHILALVRRALERRQARVELKNVKSEFLANISHELRTPLSVVIGFVSILLDQLIGQLTEQQQKALERVYKNSGELLELIDNVLILTSLNAGDLILNDQEFDVGATLKECVKRYEGLLQEKSIELAIEAPPGGASLVGDTVKLSRVVQNLLHNAIKFTPAGKKIVVKIANSPERGVVEIEIADTGAGMPEQHIERMFQPFQQMDTSLRRQYSGLGLGLTVARRLTDFLGGSLQIKSQRDVGTRVTLRMPSRPVSATIDSPRRDH